GTCTCTGTTTCGGGTTCAGTCGAAATCCGTGGCTCTCAGCTGTGCGTGGCCTTGGCTCTGAAGGCTTCTTGACCAAAGAGCAGATTCAGAACCACCCCCAGATATCAGCCATCATCAGTGACCAAGACGAAGACATGCTTGAGTACTTGCTCACTGTGGAGGTCagactggggtggcagaggggcagtcaggtgtggggggcctgggctccaggcggGAGTGGTCcgagcacagggaggaagggagggggaggcgggtgcTTCCCGCCAGCAGGCAAAGTCAGGCAGCTGGGTCAGATGACACCTGCGCCCACCACGTCTCCACAGGTGCAGGAACTGGTTGGTCCGAAGCACCGCTGCAGGCTGAAGTTCTTCTTTCGGAGCAACCCCTACTTCCTGAATGAAGTGATCATCAAGGAGTACCATGTGAGCCTTGCAGGTGAGGTGGGGTTGCTGGACTCGGGTGtgggagggcaaggagaaggggtggggtgggagaccgGTGTGGACACCGGGCAGTAGGAAAGCACACAGGCAGGTCCTTCGCTTCAGGCTATCGGGCCACTCGTTCCACTGCCGTCGACTGGTTCTGGGACTATGAACGCGGAGTTCCCAGCCGCAGGCAGGACACAAGCAGCGTCAACCTCTTCAACTGGCTGTCAGAGCACAGTCTTCCTGGCTCGGGCAAGATTGCTGAGGTGAGGCTGCACTGGCCATGGTCAGAAAGGGCGATGCTGGAGGCCCCGGGGTGTTTGGAGCTGTCAGGGACAGTGCTTGCAGGGGCTGTTTCATTTCAGCTCATAAGTGAGGACCTGTGGCCCAGTCCCCTGAGGCACTACCTCAGGGGTACAAAGGCCCCACTGGAGGGAGCTGCAAGAGGACCCGTTGCCGAGGAGCCCAGGGGCTAGGCGTTCCCAGGTCAGTCAGTGGTTGCACCCAGGAGACTCCtctgagaaacagcagggaaaagTCAAGCTCAGGACATCTGGACGTTCCCCAGGGCCCCACGTGGTCCGCGGGGATATTTCAAAGGGCAGGGGCCGGCCCCTGTGCCAAGGGAGTGCTTACCCAAAGCGGGATACTTTAACACGTTTCTGCGATTCCCTGTCTCTGGCAATTTGGGCGCCCCCCTACCGGGGCCCGGAAGCACTCAGTGGGCCGCCGTACcgcgcgccccctccccagctctccacacaAACTTGTACGCAGCCATGCTgcacctgctctgcagcctgtggcccGGGGTCCCTGTCTAAGCCCAGGGCTCCTTCAGCCGATCCCACCTACCTTCTGGTGgcctcaggctccaggcagcacGCTTTTCAcgtcctggggcctctcagggcaCGGTGCAATGACTGGGGACACCATGGGTCACAGAGTGGCCCGAGACACCACCATTGGGTGGTGTGCCCCTGCCGCTGAGTGCGCGACTGGGCATTCTTGTTGGGGTGAGAGTCTCGGGGGGGCAGTCCAGAGCATGCGGTGAAGAGGGCAGACCATGCAACCGGCCAGGGAGGACACGGCCTGGGCGCGGTCTTCCCGCGCCAGTGATGGCCGAAGGATTCTGTGTGGTTTTCCCGCACAGGAACAAAGGCTGCCCCGGGGATCGCCTGTGGATGTGGACGCACAGACAGATGGCACCGTGTGCCTGAGTGACGGGGAAAGACACATAAAGGTCTCAGCAGTGCTTCCGCCTCTGTGTCTTTTGTAGCCGGGTCACGCGCCACTCTTAAGCACAAGGGCCGCGCCCCCATTCACACATCCAGTGCACGTGGAATCCTGCCCACGGTCCCATCTCTGACTGGAGGAGATGTGTGATGAGCAggccgggcagggcctgcagaCTCCCTTGCCCCATCACGGCCCCGTCCATGCCACCTTACGACTTCAGcaacctgtttcctcacccaagcagctccagctcagggTCATGAGCCAGAATCCAGATAGGGTCCTGTCAGTGTACTTTGGGCTTGTCCATCTGTATAGTTGCCGTGCTCCCAACACCTGCTGCTACGTAGTTCCTCGACTGAGGACGAAGTTTATGCAGCGGGTAGGCTGCATGTGTGCACTCAGGGACTCCCCAGgcgccttcctttgcctctgcttgTAAATGGGCACTTGATGTGACAGAGAGTGTCGGGCTCCGGGCTCCGAGGTGCAGTCGCAGATAAGAGGATCTGCTTCAGTTCTGCCCGGAGGGGACGCTTTCGTGTTCCTGTAGGATGAGTGTCAGGAATCcatgccccagggctgagggcggAGGCAGCGCTGAAATGTTTGATCTGGAGGACCTCATGCAGCTgactgaggtgaggtgagggaatGAAGTGTTGGTGGAAGGGGACATGGTGGCCTTGGAGTAGGGCTGTGGTTGTTCCCCGTAATGAAGGGGAGGGCGATGCCTGGAAGTGTAGCAGTGTGCAGATAGGGAGTTCCGGTGGGAGTAGGAGTAAGTCtacggggtagggggtgggaggcgggtaAGTGGTGCAGAAGGAGGATTCCGAGGACGAGCAGGGAGGCAAAGATGGAAGAGCGGGGTGAGGCCGTTGGGCAGAAGCCGAAGGCATGGAGGAGGAAGCGCTTGCGGAGGAGGCTTGTGGAGAAGGGCCtgtgagaaggagggaagtgcACCTTGGGGGACttggtgcaggaggggctggtagTTGGGGAAGAGGTTGTGCCCGAGGTGACGGTGGTAAGGAAGGAGTTAGCACTGGATGTGTGGTTGGttcatgtgggggagggtctttggaaatgtgtcagcagaggaacagctggggggtgggagaggagatctGGAGGTAGGGAGCGAGCAGGCAGGTGCTGGTAAAATAGCAATCAgtgtgggaggaggaacagaacgCCCAGGAGgggaaacgagagagagaggagctgtggaagcttaggggttgggggaagaagcgGGAATGCGGGTCCGGGTGTTACAGGAGCTGGTGTTGCGCGCGCAGAAGGAGGTGGTGGCGGAAGACCACCTGAAGacgatgaggagcctgaggtccAAACACGGACCTTAGAGGGCTGAGCAGTGCGAGCAAGAGCAGCGACCAGAGCGTGGACAGGTGGAAGTGGCAACGTTGGTGCCGAAGTGGATGACTTCATGCGAGTGGGACAGTTTTGGCCTAGGGCGAAGTGCTGGTGGCAAGGAAGGATGTCTGGTGGAATCTGcaagtgtggagggaggaggtggtgactgAAGAGCAGTTGCTGGAGGAGGCGCAGCTTGTGCTGCAGTAGGGAGCCAAGAAGGAGTAGCAGTGAGAGAAGCGTAGGGCCTGCAAGTGGAAGcggtggtagggggagagagttTTCAAGAGCTAGAAGTGAGAAGAAGGCAGGACGAGTAGAGGCTCACACTCTGTTTGTGGAAGGAGTGGGGTAACACGAAGTTCtgctgagggagagcagggacggGCAGAATCAccctgaggagaggctgcaggggcaattggttgctgggggacagctggtgCGGGAGAGCGGCGGGACCCACCGGGAGACCGGCGGGTGGAGGGTCCcgagggcggggcccaggccaaAGCACATTGGCTAGGCCAGCACTCACCGAaacaggagcaggctgggccttGACCCATGGGGCCCTGCACCTGGACGCCACTGGAGCCTCCAGGGGCGCTGCAGGCGGAGATGGAGCCCTTGAATGAGCGAGCCAGCAGGGCCTTCTCTGGGTTCGAGTGTGGGGCTTCTTAGAGGAGAAAGTCCCACCTGGAACTCAGAAGCAACGTCCATCAGCGCACGTGTGCATTCTGGGCCGAAGCGCAGTCCTCGGGGCCGCACCGCAGGGACTACAAGGTGCCAGAGCAGGGCCCGGAGTAAGGCATCAGCGGGCTTACTTTGCAAAGGATACGGGCATTTTCCAGAAGGGCTCCGGAGCTCCCACATGGTGCAGAAGAGCTCAGGGTGGGCACCACAGGCAGATGCAGAGCTTTGAGGGCATGCCTCATCTCCATGGAAACAGTGCAGTCCAGACCAGGACACACACCGAGGCTCGTACTGCACAGGTTCTTGTGTGAGTAAGGCTGCAGGAGGGCGCCTTGAGGTTCCACATGCTCAGtcagaggcaggagtgtgtgGCGTGATGAAGAGGAGGCTCGGCTGCCCATGGGGGCTCTGAGGGCCAGGAACCCCCCTCTCGGGAGCAACAGGAATGGAGCAAAGGAGAGCCACCGTAGGCTCCGTTGCCCTGTGAGGACAAGGCATGGGCCTAGGGGGAAAACGGAGGTGATGCGATGGCACTCTGTTCTCCAGAAACACTGCATTTCCTAGCCGCTCCCTGCTCAGgaccctgcctgcaggctccttgACCTAGAGCAGTTTGTCAAGCACTTAGAGCTGTCCGCCATGATCAGGGAGCGAGAAAAAGAACACGGGGAAACCTCATGATCGATCTGAAGGTGAGGCTGGGTAGAGcaaggcggggcagggagggagctggggaggatcaGCCGCCGTGCCCGGGAACAGGACATGGCACGCACCTGGAGTGAGATTCCTCCCTGGGCGCCCACTCTTCCCAGCAGGTGGATAAAGGCGGTGAGCGAGGCCAGACCCTGCTCTTGTTTGGCACTTGGTCCCACTTCCTCTGTGATGTGATTGTGAAGCCGTATGTCAGTAGGCTCCCTGACATCCTGATATTTGCAGGATCCCCGCATGGCTGGCAGAAGCCGGCGGGTTGAACTTGTTGCAGGCGGCCCTCTTTCCAGCTGCCTTTCTTCCTGACGGTCTAGGCTGTCCGTTTGCCGGGCCACTCGGTGGCGTGAGCATGACCAATGAGAGGCCTCCAGCCTCTCCGCTGGAGGCAGCGCTAGGACCCGCGCCAGCACCCAGCGGTGCTGGACCCACCGCTAGGGCAGCCCTAAGGACGTGCGGCCGTAGTCCTCACTGCTGTCGTTCCCCATCCCAGAGCTTGGCCGGGgggaggcggcggggggcggggggggggggggtggggtgctggcggGATTGCGGAGGTCAGGCCTCCCTGGCAATGCCGGGAAAATCCTTGGTGTGTGAGCCAGCAGTCTAGGATTTGGGTGAGAGCTCGGCCCCGGCCCctcaccttttctgtttcttctgcaagTGGGTCTGCCGTGGACTGTGGCCCAATCCTCTGCAGTCCTGTGTGAGGAAGCTGGCGGCAGGAGAAGCGCAGGAGAAAGGGCAGCTTGGCGAGGAGACCACCCTTGGCAGGGCACTCTGCGGAGGAGTGACCCACAGATGGGCCATTTCATTCTTCCCTGGACCCGTCGAGACAGGGAGGACTAaagcccaggaccccaggtctccaggccaTCAGGGTAAGACGGGAAGCCCGGAGCGGGCCTCCGTTCCATTGCAAACGGCAGCCTGCACCACTTCGTTGGTGCAGTAGAAAGCGGGTTCTGTCTGGCGAAGCCCGCCTTGGACGAAGGACCGTGCGTGCCCAGAGTATCTCCGCACTCATACTGCTGCGGTGACTCCGCTACCCTGACCTCCCATTCCAGGCCAACCACCCCACCCTGCGGCCCACCTTCCACCCCTTGATCGGTGGCCTGCACAATGCTCttgccacctccactcccacacatGTGTAGGAAGCATGAGAGGTTCCTCGAGTCCCTCCTGTGCCCCCTTCAGATCCTCACAGCCATCGCGGGCATGCTTCTGGGCCTCCTGCGCCCTCCACCACCACGGAACCCTGGTCATTGTGGAGGAAAGTGTTGAACACAAGGGTGCAGGGCATCGAAGAGGTCTGCGCTGCAGGTGCCATGCTCTCTCATTCCTAGAGGCTTGCACCTTTGTGAAAGACATTTCGCCCTCGGGGCTCCTGTTAGTtacacagggcacaggccagggtgagggaCCCTGTGGTTGGGCTCTTCGATCCGCATGCAATGTGCAAATCACCCACAAATGCACTCTGTGCGGTGTTCGGATTCATTTGAGACGAGGAGCAAAGAAGCACATGGACTGCACATCTTAGAGCGTAGATTGCGCGCACAGCTTTCCGGGAATTCGAGACTCGGGCAATGTTTGAGTGATTCGGGGACGAGCCCGGCCATCAACATCCCCGCTGGGGATCTCTCCCCTACGTGGGAGTGAGGGTTAGTTACTCCGTCCACCCTGGGTGACACAGGGAAGCCCGAGGGTTTGgcgagctgggccaggcaggacggGCCCCTCCCAGTCAGCGGCCGATGGCCCTGCGGGCTTTTGCTCCTGCACGCAGAAGGAATGCAATCCTGCCTACGATACGGGTTCTCTGGAGGGTGGTCCAGATgttgcccagtctgcaagccccacggctgacccccaccccttacTTGCAGCCCAGCCGACCCCCCGGCACAGGTGCAACCCTCATAATGGCCATGTGATGACAGGTCCACCCATACCACCACCCTCACGGAAGGCCATCTCATTTTCCCACTGGCAGAATCAAGCCGAACATCCTGGGGTGGAGTGCACACAGCAGGCTACCCAGTGACACCGCAAGGTGTTTCAGCCTCTGTGCACTCTCCTTGCTTGAACGGCTGCACCTTCACTTGACAGGAACGTCAACTTTGGTTTCCGGGGTGTGCCCCACCGTTGCACATTCTGCTTCAGTGTGCAAGACCTCCGTGCGCTGACACGGATTTCCACGTCTCCCTTTGGTGTGACTGAGTGCTGCGTGGCGCTGCCCCGGGCACCTGCTTGCACACAGAAGGGCCTGAGCAGCCTCCCGGGCCGGCCACCACACACCTCACACTCCTactcctgcacccttccctggAAACCTACCCCACAGCCTGGCGTTGGCTCTGCCCGTGAACTCCCTTGGTTCCCGTTACTCGCCCTGCCGCTCCCGGTAGCGGTGGAGCCCACCGGCCCCGGGCACCAGTCCCCTGCGACGAACGGGTTAGATGTCCGTGAGCAAGGGCAGATTTTCGAGAGCAGGGGCGCGTGAGAAATGCAGGGTAGCTGAAGAGAGGGGGACATACCGGTCACGAACCCCTTGCCTTCACTCCTGCTCTCAGAGGGCCAGCAGGCCTTAGTTTCTTTCAGCAACGCAGCCTgaaatggggacacctggggCCCATCTTTCCCTTAGCGAAGCAGGGTAGAAAGAGTTGGCGACGCAGAGTTCCCAACGGCATTCCCACACCTGAACGGgtcactggggcagagggccagatGGGTGCTGTGTGAAACGCAGCAACCCCGTAAGAAGGAGCTGCCTTGCCTACTTAAGGCAGCGTGTTGCTGTAGCTCACTGGAatccccaggtggggaggggacagagagccgggcgcaaggacagacagggagcgggactgaaagagggaacagggagaaggtgacacatggacagaaagactgaatgcaccctttgcttggctctttgccctcttgaagggaggccagagtcttcttctggcacgggctttccctctggctggccccggccccttgcaggggctgtcctcccaggaatagcctctgctcccaggacgcgcgtccctgtgcctctctcccttggtttacccagggaccctgggaaggtgCCATGGAGAGGTGAAGAGGTAGTGAGCAGCTCTAGTTAGCACCTGCAGGAAACACACAGCAGACGGCCACGGCCAGGGAAGGGCCGCAAAAGGTCAGAGAGTGAACTTCGTGGGCACCGCCTTGATGCGAGAGAGGGTTAGCTGCGCAAGGGAGGGGGCTGACAGGCGGGACTAGGAGTGTGCCGCTCAGGGGAGCCTCGGTTGGAGGACCCCAGAGGAGGCGAGCAGGCTGGGCGTGGCTGACAGCCCGCTCCTTGATCCCTGGTCTTCCTCTCCACTAGGGGGCGACTGAAAGGTACAGGCGCGCGCGCGGGATCCCGCCAGAACCTGGGGTCGCCAGGGCCCCAGGAATGCTGACAGAGCAGGGATAAGGGCGGTGCCCCTTGGCAGCTGCCCGGCCGCCGAGCCCGCAGACATGGCGAGTCCTGCTGGGCACGCAATCGGCGGTGCATCGTGCGCTATGGGGGTGACCAcagcccctgccagggccctccagGTGACAGGGCTGCCGGGGTGCCGAGGCAGTGCAGCACGAGGGGACCGTGGCGGCCGCCGGGGGTGGCGTTGGGGGCCAGGTGGCGGAGGGCTGGCCAAGGATCGCTACAAGGGAAGGGCGAATGCTatgcagaagcccaggccctcagagcctgctggagggggcgagcctggctgggtggagggtggcgctGCGGGCGGGGTTGGTGCTGGACATGCGGGGTCTCGTGCAGgtgctggaagtgggggcaggaggccagaagtcgGCTGCAGAAGAGGCCCCATTAAGGGCCGAGGAgaagccaggtgggagcagcGCGCGGCCGCCACTGGAGGTGCTGGAGGCCCTGCAGTGGCAGCTGAGCGCCGAGAGTGCCCGAGGCCGCAGGGACTACCTTGCTGTGAAGCTGGCCACGGCCCAGCGGCGGAAGCCCATTCTGGAGCGTAGGCGGAGCGTCATCCAGCGCATCCCCGGTTTCTGGGCCAAAGCCATATCCTTCCCCgtgctgtgtgtggtggtggttggcATGGTGGAGGAGGACGGCTGTGGTGAGAGGGCGAGGAGGAGGGTCCGGGCTTGTGAGGGGGTTGTGCgcggaggacagagcctggcacctgcagaggcataggaagacaggggagaggggccgtggcgggtgatgggaggcatggagagggagggccgggcagggagggaagggctgtctCTGGCCGTCAGAGCAGAAGGTGTGGGCACCAGCCACCATTCCCGCGCTGCAGATATCCGGGGCGCATTGCTACAACccaagagcccagaggagagctTTGCCCAGGGGGCTCGGGGAAGGAGACACGTGGCCCGCGCCCACCTCCCTGATGCCTTCCTTCCCGTGTTCTTGTCAGACGGCAGGTCCCAAGAAGGTTTGGGGGCAGGCCACAGAGCctgttcccaccctccttccctaggCACACCCAGGCGAGCCTCTCcgggcacgtgcacacacacagacgcgcAGACACACCCTTTTGGTGGCAAGCCGCCTGTTTGGGGGAGTTCCAAAGGGGAACGCTGCCTTCCTGCAGCGCAGGGGTGTCTGGAAACGACTGCGTGGTGACACGGTCTCTGCGGAACAGGCGCACTGCTTTCTCTGGGACcccaagggacagggaaagggcacGGGCAGAGGACCTCAGCGCTGAGTCCTCTGCGCCAGCACAGCCTCCCGAAGGGCTGGTGtctgggaaggagtggagggggCGCCTGCCGTCGCAGTGCAGGCAGCCTCAGGAGAACATGAGCCCAGAGGTAGCAGACTGGGGAGCCAGTGTGAGTAAAGGCAGTCGGGGAGGGCACAGCAAGAGGGCACACGTGCGGAGTCCAGGTGGGAGGGCCTCGGCAGTCTCTGTTTCGGGTTCAGTCGAAATCCGTGGCTCTCAGCTGTGCGTGGCCTTGGCTCTGAAGGCTTCTTGACCAAAGAGCAGATTCAGAACCACCCCCAGATATCAGCCATCATCAGTGACCAAGACGAAGACATGCTTGAGTACTTGCTCACTGTGGAGGTCagactggggtggcagaggggcagtcaggtgtggggggcctgggctccaggcggGAGTGGTCcgagcacagggaggaagggagggggaggcgggtgcTTCCCGCCAGCAGGCAAAGTCAGGCAGCTGGGTCAGATGACACCTGCGCCCACCACGTCTCCACAGGTGCAGGAACTGGTTGGTCCGAAGCACCGCTGCAGGCTGAAGTTCTTCTTTCGGAGCAACCCCTACTTCCTGAATGAAGTGATCATCAAGGAGTACCATGTGAGCCTTGCAGGTGAGGTGGGGTTGCTGGACTCGGGTGtgggagggcaaggagaaggggtggggtgggagaccgGTGTGGACACCGGGCAGTAGGAAAGCACACAGGCAGGTCCTTCGCTTCAGGCTATCGGGCCACTCGTTCCACTGCCGTCGACTGGTTCTGGGACTATGAACGCGGAGTTCCCAGCCGCAGGCAGGACACAAGCAGCGTCAACCTCTTCAACTGGCTGTCAGAGCACAGTCTTCCTGGCTCGGGCAAGATTGCTGAGGTGAGGCTGCACTGGCCATGGTCAGAAAGGGCGATGCTGGAGGCCCCGGGGTGTTTGGAGCTGTCAGGGACAGTGCTTGCAGGGGCTGTTTCATTTCAGCTCATAAGTGAGGACCTGTGGCCCAGTCCCCTGAGGCACTACCTCAGGGGTACAAAGGCCCCACTGGAGGGAGCTGCAAGAGGACCCGTTGCCGAGGAGCCCAGGGGCTAGGCGTTCCCAGGTCAGTCAGTGGTTGCACCCAGGAGACTCCtctgagaaacagcagggaaaagTCAAGCTCAGGACATCTGGACGTTCCCCAGGGCCCCACGTGGTCCGCGGGGATATTTCAAAGGGCAGGGGCCGGCCCCTGTGCCAAGGGAGTGCTTACCCAAAGCGGGATACTTTAACACGTTTCTGCGATTCCCTGTCTCTGGCAATTTGGGCGCCCCCCTACCGGGGCCCGGAAGCACTCAGTGGGCCGCCGTACcgcgcgccccctccccagctctccacacaAACTTGTACGCAGCCATGCTgcacctgctctgcagcctgtggcccGGGGTCCCTGTCTAAGCCCAGGGCTCCTTCAGCCGATCCCACCTACCTTCTGGTGgcctcaggctccaggcagcacGCTTTTCAcgtcctggggcctctcagggcaCGGTGCAATGACTGGGGACACCATGGGTCACAGAGTGGCCCGAGACACCACCATTGGGTGGTGTGCCCCTGCCGCTGAGTGCGCGACTGGGCATTCTTGTTGGGGTGAGAGTCTCGGGGGGGCAGTCCAGAGCATGCGGTGAAGAGGGCAGACCATGCAACCGGCCAGGGAGGACACGGCCTGGGCGCGGTCTTCCCGCGCCAGTGATGGCCGAAGGATTCTGTGTGGTTTTCCCGCACAGGAACAAAGGCTGCCCCGGGGATCGCCTGTGGATGTGGACGCACAGACAGATGGCACCGTGTGCCTGAGTGACGGGGAAAGACACATAAAGGTCTCAGCAGTGCTTCCGCCTCTGTGTCTTTTGTAGCCGGGTCACGCGCCACTCTTAAGCACAAGGGCCGCGCCCCCATTCACACATCCAGTGCACGTGGAATCCTGCCCACGGTCCCATCTCTGACTGGAGGAGATGTGTGATGAGCAggccgggcagggcctgcagaCTCCCTTGCCCCATCACGGCCCCGTCCATGCCACCTTACGACTTCAGcaacctgtttcctcacccaagcagctccagctcagggTCATGAGCCAGAATCCAGATAGGGTCCTGTCAGTGTACTTTGGGCTTGTCCATCTGTATAGTTGCCGTGCTCCCAACACCTGCTGCTACGTAGTTCCTCGACTGAGGACGAAGTTTATGCAGCGGGTAGGCTGCATGTGTGCACTCAGGGACTCCCCAGgcgccttcctttgcctctgcttgTAAATGGGCACTTGATGTGACAGAGAGTGTCGGGCTCCGGGCTCCGAGGTGCAGTCGCAGATAAGAGGATCTGCTTCAGTTCTGCCCGGAGGGGACGCTTTCGTGTTCCTGTAGGATGAGTGTCAGGAATCcatgccccagggctgagggcggAGGCAGCGCTGAAATGTTTGATCTGGAGGACCTCATGCAGCTgactgaggtgaggtgagggaatGAAGTGTTGGTGGAAGGGGACATGGTGGCCTTGGAGTAGGGCTGTGGTTGTTCCCCGTAATGAAGGGGAGGGCGATGCCTGGAAGTGTAGCAGTGTGCAGATAGGGAGTTCCGGTGGGAGTAGGAGTAAGTCtacggggtagggggtgggaggcgggtaAGTGGTGCAGAAGGAGGATTCCGAGGACGAGCAGGGAGGCAAAGATGGAAGAGCGGGGTGAGGCCGTTGGGCAGAAGCCGAAGGCATGGAGGAGGAAGCGCTTGCGGAGGAGG
The Desmodus rotundus isolate HL8 unplaced genomic scaffold, HLdesRot8A.1 manual_scaffold_352, whole genome shotgun sequence DNA segment above includes these coding regions:
- the LOC112304000 gene encoding testis-specific Y-encoded protein 1, which produces MASPAGHAIGGASCAMGVTTAPARALQWQLSAESARGRRDYLAVKLATAQRRKPILERRRSVIQRIPGFWAKAISFPVLCVVVVGMVEEDGCGFLTKEQIQNHPQISAIISDQDEDMLEYLLTVEVQELVGPKHRCRLKFFFRSNPYFLNEVIIKEYHVSLAGYRATRSTAVDWFWDYERGVPSRRQDTSSVNLFNWLSEHSLPGSGKIAELISEDLWPSPLRHYLRGTKAPLEGAARGPVAEEPRG
- the LOC128780109 gene encoding testis-specific Y-encoded protein 1-like produces the protein MRGLVQVLEVGAGGQKSAAEEAPLRAEEKPGGSSARPPLEVLEALQWQLSAESARGRRDYLAVKLATAQRRKPILERRRSVIQRIPGFWAKAISFPVLCVVVVGMVEEDGCGFLTKEQIQNHPQISAIISDQDEDMLEYLLTVEVQELVGPKHRCRLKFFFRSNPYFLNEVIIKEYHVSLAGYRATRSTAVDWFWDYERGVPSRRQDTSSVNLFNWLSEHSLPGSGKIAELISEDLWPSPLRHYLRGTKAPLEGAARGPVAEEPRG